CAGGATCAGGCTCACTGCGGCGTAGCGTTCCATCTTCAGACTTAACTGGATATCGCCGGTCTTGTCCTGGCGAGCCGAGGTCATCAGGTAAAAGCGGGCACACAGAATCCAGAAGGCGAAGTAGGCCACCGCACGGATCGTGAACCAGGTCGGGTTGAGGTAGATCTGCTTGTGGTTCAGCAGCGGGTCGTGGGAAGCGACTTCCGGGTTATTCCACAGGAACAGCGTGTCGCTGCCCGAGATCACCAGGAACAGAATCGGCAGGAACATGACGACCAGAGGCACGAAGCCGTTGGTGAGAATCTCAGCCAACCGGCGGACGACCGCACTCCAGCCTGCTCGCGTGATGTGCTGAATCAGCACAAAGAACAGCGCTCCCAGCGAGATGCTCAGGGCGAACGTGAAGTTGTGCAGATAGCTGAACTGCAGGCGTGTCCAGTTGCCGGAAAACGCGGCGATGATGACAGCCAGCAGCAGTCCTGCCACGCCGGCGTACAATGCCAGCGTGCCCAGTTGACCGGAATTCTGCTCGAGCGTTCCGGGCTCTTCAACAGGAAGTGTGTGTCCGTGGTGTGCCATGTTGGTATCAGTCGTCGAAAAAGAGAATCGCTGACTCGAGTGCTTCTTCCAAGCCTCATGTATGGGGAACGGCTTCGATCATCCGCTCCGCCGTCGCTCGTTGCAGCTTCTTTAACCTGTAATGTTGTCTAAGGGCGATCCGTCGCGATCAGTTGGCTTCCGCCTGGAGTCGCTGCTGCTCTTCAGCAGGCAGTTGATCAATCGTTGCCGAACCGGCTCGCTGGAGAGCCCGGACATACAGCACGATCGCCCAGCGGTCCTGAATCGGAATCTGTGAGGCATAACCCGGCATCTTGCGGACACCGTGGGTGATGGTGTTGAATAGTTGGCCGACGTCCTGATTCCGGATCGGCTCGTCGTATAGAGTGATCGGTTTGATCCAGGTGCCGATGCCCGGCGAACCGGCCTGCAGCTCCATCGCCCGGCGGGAAACCAGTCCGTCTCCCTTGCCAGTCATGCCGTGACAGACCGCACAGTAGATGTTGTAACGGGCCTGGCCGCGAGCCATCAGATCTTCCGTCGGCTCCACGGGAAGTTCGGTCACCCAGGGAACGGTCGTCAGATTGAACGTCGTTCCATCCGGATTCTTGGCGTTCGGAAGCAGCATGCTGCGATCGACGTTCTCGGCCTGTTCCGGCTGAAGGCCTTCGGAATAAGCGACGTCTTCATAGAAGTCACCCCGAGCCAGCGTGCCGGCGATCACCGGTCGCATGGTGCGGCCGTCGGCGAAGACCGGCGAGGCCTTCTGTGTCTTGGCCTTCGGCTGGAAGTCCATGTCGGTCAGAATCTCGATGCGGGGCACATCCGAAGGCATGGCTCGCATGCGGGCGATCAACACCAGCGGAATCAGTCCGATCACGAGCAGGAACACGGCCAGAGGAGCCAGCAGCTTCGGCAGCGCGGCATTCTCGTGCGGTTCCATACACGGGGTGACAGACACGGGATTCAGCGAGGTCAGAAACGATTTCGTGTCGGCTTCGTGGAACTTCGGATCTTCCGATTCGATGCCCAGGAAGAAACCGTTCGTGGTCACCTTCTGGAACGGATCGACCAGGAAGATGCGGTTGTAAAGCCGCGGCAGATTGTTCAACGCCAGCATGCCGATCAAGGCACCGAAAGCCGAGAAGAGCACGGTCAGTTCGAATGTCACCGGCATATCAGCAGGAATGCTGAAGAACGGCTTGTTACTGATGATGTACTTGTAGTCCCAGGCGTTCGTGAGGAACTGCAGCGCCAGAGCGGTGGTGGCTCCCACGGCGGCACAGCCGAGCACGATAAACGGCAGCCGCGTCGGCTTCACGCCCATGGCGTCATCGATGCCGTGCACCGGAAACGGTGTGTAGCAGTCGAAGCTCTTGAAGCCGGCGTCGCGCGTCTTTTCGGCGGCGTGCATCAGCGAAGGAACATCGTCGAACTGAGCCACGTAGCCTGCGAGCGTCGGCTCGGGCGAAGCCTGAGGTTCGGCTGCGGTTTGATGTTCAACGTCTGTTGACATAGGGACCTCTTAGGTATCTACAGGGGAGAGTTCGTGACTCTCGCTTCGGTATGAAGGATCTCGTTGTTCTGTGTGGGTCTCAGCTGCTGCTTAGATCTCGGCCGTCTTCGGGTCCGGATCACGATGCTGGGCGTCCGGCATAATGCTCTTCACTTCGGCCATGGCGACCACCGGCAGGAACCGGCAGAACAGCAGGAACAGTGTGGAAAACAGACCGAAGCTCCCGATGAGCATCAGGACGTCGATCGGTGTCGGAGTGAAGTACCCCCAGCTCGACGGCAGGAAGTCGCGGCTCAGCGAGGTCACCGTGATCACGAATCGTTCGAACCACATCCCGATGTTCACGAAGATGCAAATGATGACCATGAAGATCGGATTGGTTCGGCACCATTTGATCCAGAAGAACTGCGGGCTGATCACGTTGCAGGAAACCATCGTCCAGTAAGCCCACCAGTACGGCCCGAAGGCACGGTTGACGAAGGCGAACTGTTCGTAGGGATTACCGCCGTACCAGGCGATGAAGAACTCCATCGCGTAGGCGTATCCGACGATCGTTCCGGTCGCCAGAATGATCTTGCACATGTTCTCCAGGTGCCGCGGCGTGATGATGTCTTCCAGGCCACACAGCTTACGAGCCGGCACGAGCAGCGTGACCACCATGGCGAAGCCACTGAAGATGGCCCCGGCGACGAAGTACGGCGGGAAGATCGTGGTGTGCCAGCCAGGCAGCTGCGAAACGGCGAAGTCGAACGACACGATGGTATGCACGGAAAGCACCAGCGGGGTCGCCAGGGCGGCCAGCAGCAGGTAAGCCTTCTCGTAGCGGCTCCAGGCGCGAGCCGAACCGGTCCAGCCGAGGGAGAGCACGCCGTACACGATCTGGCGAACGCGGCTCGTGGCCCGATCGCGGAAGGTTGCGAGATCGGGAATCATCCCCATGTACCAGAAGAGCAGTGACACGGTCGCGTACGTCGAAACGGCGAACACGTCCCACAGCAGTGGACTACGGAACTGCGGCCAGAGCAGCATGGTGTTCGGCAGCGGGAACAGGAAGTAAGCGAACCAGACACGACCGATGTGAATCCCGGGGAACAGACCGGCACAGATGACGGCAAAGATCGTCATGGCCTCAGCCGCCCGGTTAATTCCCGTTCGCCAGTTCTGACGGAACAGGAATAGAATCGCGGAAATCAGCGTACCGGCGTGACCGATACCGACCCAGAACACAAAGTTCACGATCGGCCAGCCCCAGAAGACTGGAGACATGTTTCCCCAGACCCCGACCCCGTTCAGCAGCAGATGCACAATGCACATCTTGAGGATGATCAACCAGACGATCGAAATCCCCAGCGCGACGAAATACATCGGCGGGACCTTCGGCTTCTCGGCCAGTACGCAAACCTGGTCGGTCACCGTCTGGTAGTTGTTATCGCCGGTGACAAGCGGAGCCCGCTGTCCCGGGATTTCCTTTGTATTGTCGTAAGAACCGAGGGAAATCGAAGCCATAGTTCAACTCAACCAGGTCTAAGTAAAAGTACGTTCTGTCTGCCTGTGATTATTCGGTGGTGCCAACCGGAGTGGACGTTCCAGCGGGAGTCGAAGTCCCTGCCGGTGTCGAAGTTCCGGTCGGAGTGCTGTGTCCCGGATCGGCGGCATGATGATCTGCCTTGCCGTGAGCGTCATGACCATGGGCATCGTGACCGTGATCGTCATGACCATGCTCGGCTTCATGATGCGTGCCGTGCTCGTCGCCGTGTTCGGCATGTTCTTCGTCGTGACCATGCTCACCCGGCTGCAGGTAGTAACCGTCCTTCAGAGACGGATGCGGGTTCCGAATCCGGGCCAGATACTGCGTCCGTGGCTTCGTATTCAGTTCCGCCAGCATGCCGTAAGTTCGCGGGTTGGCGTGGTTGATCGCGACCTGGCTCTTGTCGTCCTGAATGTTGCCGAACACGATCGCGTTCGTCGGGCAGGCTTCCTGACAGGCGGTTTCGATTTCTCCATCGCGAACCAGACGCCGCTCGTTTTTGGCGACGATCTTCGTGTTCTGAATTCGCTGCACGCAGTAGGTACACTTCTCCATGACCCCGCGGCTGCGAATCGTCACTTCCGGATTCATCACCAGCTGAACCAGCTGCTTCTGCTCTTCCATCAACGGCAGAGCGTTGCTGTAGTAGTTGAAGCGACGAACCTTGTATGGACAGTTGTTGGCACAGTACCGCGTTCCGATACAGCGGTTGTACGCCATATCGTTCAGGCCTTCGTGGCTGTGAACCGTGGCGGCGACCGGGCAGACCTGTTCGCACGGAGCGTTTTCACACTGCATGCAGAGCACGGGCTGTGTCGAGATGCCGACGTTCTCCGGCTGATCGGGATCGCCAACGAAGTAGCGGTCGATGCGGATCCAGTGCATCTCGCGGTTGCGGGCAACCTGATCCTTACCGACGACCGGCACGTTGTTCTCGGCCTGACAGGAGACCGTACACGCATTACAGCCGACGCAGCGGGCGAGATCGATGCTCATGCCCCACTGATAGTCGCCGGTCCAATCGCGTTCTTCCCACAGCGATTCGATTCGCGGCGGCATGTGCACGCGATGCGTCGCGAACGACGGATGTTCTTCGTATTCCTCTTTGGTGCCTTCGCGGACCAGAGCTCCGACTCGCTTGCCGATTTC
The genomic region above belongs to Rubinisphaera margarita and contains:
- a CDS encoding quinol:electron acceptor oxidoreductase subunit ActD, which gives rise to MSTDVEHQTAAEPQASPEPTLAGYVAQFDDVPSLMHAAEKTRDAGFKSFDCYTPFPVHGIDDAMGVKPTRLPFIVLGCAAVGATTALALQFLTNAWDYKYIISNKPFFSIPADMPVTFELTVLFSAFGALIGMLALNNLPRLYNRIFLVDPFQKVTTNGFFLGIESEDPKFHEADTKSFLTSLNPVSVTPCMEPHENAALPKLLAPLAVFLLVIGLIPLVLIARMRAMPSDVPRIEILTDMDFQPKAKTQKASPVFADGRTMRPVIAGTLARGDFYEDVAYSEGLQPEQAENVDRSMLLPNAKNPDGTTFNLTTVPWVTELPVEPTEDLMARGQARYNIYCAVCHGMTGKGDGLVSRRAMELQAGSPGIGTWIKPITLYDEPIRNQDVGQLFNTITHGVRKMPGYASQIPIQDRWAIVLYVRALQRAGSATIDQLPAEEQQRLQAEAN
- the nrfD gene encoding NrfD/PsrC family molybdoenzyme membrane anchor subunit translates to MASISLGSYDNTKEIPGQRAPLVTGDNNYQTVTDQVCVLAEKPKVPPMYFVALGISIVWLIILKMCIVHLLLNGVGVWGNMSPVFWGWPIVNFVFWVGIGHAGTLISAILFLFRQNWRTGINRAAEAMTIFAVICAGLFPGIHIGRVWFAYFLFPLPNTMLLWPQFRSPLLWDVFAVSTYATVSLLFWYMGMIPDLATFRDRATSRVRQIVYGVLSLGWTGSARAWSRYEKAYLLLAALATPLVLSVHTIVSFDFAVSQLPGWHTTIFPPYFVAGAIFSGFAMVVTLLVPARKLCGLEDIITPRHLENMCKIILATGTIVGYAYAMEFFIAWYGGNPYEQFAFVNRAFGPYWWAYWTMVSCNVISPQFFWIKWCRTNPIFMVIICIFVNIGMWFERFVITVTSLSRDFLPSSWGYFTPTPIDVLMLIGSFGLFSTLFLLFCRFLPVVAMAEVKSIMPDAQHRDPDPKTAEI